A part of Candidatus Babeliaceae bacterium genomic DNA contains:
- a CDS encoding YicC/YloC family endoribonuclease: MSKMFIPTLSNNAMTMSMTGFASQTFNIPLQEGALNITISLKTINGRFFEATYKMPYPLALLEADIAKKLKRELIRGTIFLTIYSSNIALLKGTIQPVLPLIKSYFDALNSIKETFGLHGSVEVRDLLLLPSIFETPEMPLDKKTEQAIITACDTVLSALIEDRLREGKALEADLNKRIIILKQELKKIEPRALEVLEARKEMLLKNLQQFLGGDNQEQYLAVIAQQLDKLDIHEEIVRFTTHLNNLEVVVNSQDREKGKKIDFIMQELLREINTLAAKCSDSDISTNAINIKVELEKAREQAQNIV, encoded by the coding sequence ATGTCCAAAATGTTTATACCAACCTTGAGTAACAATGCTATGACCATGAGCATGACGGGATTTGCTTCGCAAACCTTCAATATTCCACTCCAAGAGGGTGCACTTAATATCACTATCAGTTTAAAAACAATTAATGGTCGTTTTTTTGAAGCAACATATAAAATGCCATACCCATTGGCTCTCCTTGAAGCCGATATTGCAAAAAAACTTAAGCGTGAATTAATTCGTGGAACAATATTTCTCACTATTTATTCTTCTAACATAGCGCTTCTCAAAGGCACGATACAGCCAGTATTGCCACTCATTAAAAGTTATTTTGACGCGCTTAATTCCATCAAAGAAACATTTGGATTGCACGGCTCTGTTGAAGTGCGCGACCTACTCCTCTTGCCATCAATTTTTGAAACGCCGGAAATGCCGCTCGATAAAAAAACGGAACAAGCCATCATAACGGCATGCGACACGGTATTGTCTGCGCTTATAGAAGATCGATTACGAGAAGGCAAAGCGCTTGAAGCCGATTTAAATAAGAGAATTATCATATTAAAGCAGGAACTTAAAAAAATTGAGCCTCGCGCTTTAGAGGTACTTGAAGCTCGCAAAGAAATGCTGCTCAAAAACTTACAACAATTTCTTGGCGGCGACAACCAAGAACAATACCTTGCAGTAATAGCACAGCAACTTGATAAATTGGACATTCATGAAGAAATCGTGCGATTTACAACACATCTTAATAATTTAGAAGTGGTTGTTAATTCACAGGACCGCGAAAAGGGCAAGAAAATAGATTTCATCATGCAAGAACTATTAAGAGAAATTAACACACTGGCTGCAAAATGCTCTGATTCTGACATAAGCACCAATGCTATTAACATTAAAGTGGAATTAGAAAAGGCACGCGAACAGGCGCAAAATATTGTTTAA
- the dnaE gene encoding DNA polymerase III subunit alpha, with protein MSAHFTHLHLHTDYSLLDGAITIEKLIEFGKSNNFKALAISDHGNIFGAVKFFKHAHKAGIKPILGMEAYLTEDITVKDAQNKYYHCILLVENAIGYKNLCKLIALSYSDGFYFKPRIDYKALALYSEGLTITTACLGGHIPQLLMNNNYEEANKKIDWYLRTFGPERFYLEVQPEDQRDQKILNEKIFDISQQRGVQVVAAGDCHYVSAADHEAHEVMLSIQTHHKITDSGRFTFGDCRVHMRTQAEMLEIFKDHPEAIWASGAIADRCNFTFETGKLYFPQFEIPTEYTQETYFEKLCQKGLAHLFEQQRIDHAKEEQYAQRLRVEIELIIKMGFVGYFLVVSDFIQWARAQKIPVGPGRGSAAGSLVAWALQITDIDPLKYNLLFERFLNPERVSMPDIDIDFCIEGRDRVIQYVRDKYGHDKVCQIITFGTMMAKGVIKDVARVLGFSFEDSNMLTDLIPEQLKITLKDALEQEQKLQELRSNSPQIAHLFDIAIRLEGLTRHASKHAAGIVISPEPISDVLPVYVPPKTHDLVTQYAMTELESLGFLKMDFLGLKNLTLIQRAVNLIHDLHGIEIDVQKISLEDPATFTLLARGITSGVFQLESEGIKDVLQRLKPTVFEDIIAVNALYRPGPLGSGMVDDFIERKHGRQEIVYLFPELEPILKETYGVIVYQEQVMKIASTIAFYTLGEADLLRRAMGKKKADEMAQQKTLFVGRAIQHNFNEKKAAELFELMAYFAGYGFNKSHSAAYALIAYQTAYLKAHYPAEFMACLISLESHDSEKMAFYIQEAQSLDIAILPPDINHSQILFSVRDNKIRFGLQGIKNVGLAALDSIIENRTQHGPFIDMLDFCSRIDLRTCNKRVLESLICSGSFDTLPGNRAQKHEDLSKIIDRALEKKKAALTGQLGLFDTNHNSKEPMQELFTFAQLAEWTDTIKLEKEHEVLGIYMSAQPLDQYKQFFSWFNIESFASSIQKKDMLVLGCGLLKNYKIITTKKGDKMAFATLEDFKSKAEIIIFPKLLTRIEHYFNDHTIYVVKGIVDTATSTVCKIKAHECMPLTQVLQNWPTISKITCRLPEYFDEASIKTLKTMFIAGKIPLEIVFQERDKLYKIATRSKITIDADQLIQLHKLNIDIKVYL; from the coding sequence ATGTCTGCTCATTTTACCCACTTACATTTACATACTGATTATTCATTATTAGATGGCGCTATTACCATAGAAAAGCTCATAGAATTTGGTAAATCAAATAACTTTAAAGCACTTGCCATTTCTGATCATGGCAATATTTTTGGTGCAGTAAAATTTTTTAAACATGCACATAAAGCTGGTATAAAGCCCATTTTAGGCATGGAGGCATACTTAACGGAAGATATTACGGTAAAAGATGCTCAAAATAAATATTATCACTGCATATTATTAGTCGAAAATGCTATCGGATACAAAAATTTATGTAAGTTAATAGCGCTTTCTTATAGCGATGGTTTTTATTTTAAGCCACGAATAGATTATAAGGCCTTAGCGTTATATTCTGAGGGACTTACCATAACAACAGCATGTTTAGGTGGGCATATTCCCCAACTACTCATGAACAATAATTACGAAGAAGCGAACAAAAAAATAGACTGGTATTTGCGTACATTTGGACCGGAAAGATTTTATCTAGAAGTACAACCAGAAGATCAACGCGATCAAAAAATTCTCAATGAAAAAATTTTCGATATTAGTCAACAACGCGGCGTTCAAGTTGTTGCCGCAGGAGACTGTCACTATGTAAGTGCTGCGGATCATGAAGCTCATGAAGTTATGCTTTCTATACAAACGCATCATAAAATAACAGATTCAGGCCGCTTTACATTTGGTGATTGCAGAGTTCATATGCGAACCCAAGCCGAAATGTTAGAAATTTTTAAAGATCATCCCGAAGCAATATGGGCAAGCGGTGCTATTGCTGATCGATGTAATTTTACCTTTGAAACAGGAAAATTATATTTTCCACAATTTGAAATTCCCACGGAGTATACACAAGAAACCTATTTTGAAAAATTATGCCAAAAAGGGCTCGCCCATTTATTCGAGCAACAACGCATTGATCATGCAAAAGAAGAGCAGTACGCGCAACGATTACGCGTTGAAATTGAACTTATTATAAAAATGGGATTTGTTGGATACTTTCTTGTGGTGAGTGATTTTATACAATGGGCACGTGCGCAAAAAATTCCTGTTGGTCCAGGGCGAGGCTCTGCAGCCGGATCGCTCGTTGCTTGGGCGCTACAAATTACAGATATTGATCCATTAAAATATAATCTACTTTTCGAACGTTTTTTAAATCCCGAGCGAGTTTCTATGCCTGACATAGATATAGATTTTTGCATAGAAGGCAGAGACCGAGTTATTCAATATGTTCGTGATAAATACGGTCATGACAAAGTGTGTCAAATTATCACCTTTGGTACCATGATGGCAAAAGGTGTTATTAAAGACGTGGCTCGAGTACTAGGATTTTCATTTGAAGATTCTAATATGTTAACAGACTTAATTCCTGAACAACTCAAAATAACCTTAAAAGATGCACTCGAACAGGAACAGAAATTACAAGAATTACGAAGTAATTCACCTCAAATTGCGCATCTTTTTGATATAGCAATTCGGCTTGAAGGACTCACGCGACATGCGTCAAAACATGCTGCTGGGATTGTTATTTCACCTGAACCTATTAGCGATGTACTTCCTGTGTATGTTCCGCCAAAGACACATGATCTTGTTACCCAATATGCAATGACGGAACTAGAAAGTTTGGGTTTTTTAAAAATGGACTTTCTTGGGCTGAAAAACTTAACACTCATACAGCGGGCTGTTAATCTCATTCATGACTTGCATGGTATCGAAATAGATGTACAAAAAATTTCATTAGAAGATCCTGCAACATTTACTCTTCTTGCGCGTGGCATTACCTCCGGCGTATTTCAATTAGAATCAGAGGGGATCAAAGATGTTTTGCAACGGCTTAAACCAACAGTGTTTGAAGATATTATTGCGGTAAACGCACTCTATCGACCAGGACCACTTGGATCTGGCATGGTCGATGATTTCATCGAAAGAAAACATGGCCGTCAAGAGATTGTATATCTCTTCCCAGAACTTGAACCCATCCTTAAAGAAACGTATGGGGTAATTGTATACCAAGAGCAGGTGATGAAAATTGCATCAACCATTGCTTTTTATACATTAGGAGAAGCGGACCTTTTACGACGAGCAATGGGCAAGAAAAAAGCCGATGAAATGGCACAACAAAAAACACTTTTTGTTGGAAGAGCGATTCAACATAATTTTAACGAAAAAAAAGCAGCGGAACTTTTTGAACTTATGGCATATTTTGCCGGATATGGTTTTAACAAATCACACTCTGCCGCTTATGCCCTCATTGCCTATCAAACTGCCTACCTGAAAGCACATTATCCAGCAGAATTTATGGCATGTCTTATATCATTAGAGTCCCATGATAGCGAAAAAATGGCATTTTACATACAAGAAGCGCAATCACTTGATATTGCGATACTTCCCCCAGACATTAATCATTCACAGATATTGTTTTCGGTGCGGGATAATAAAATAAGATTTGGCTTGCAGGGCATAAAAAACGTTGGCTTGGCTGCGCTTGATAGCATTATAGAAAATAGAACACAACATGGACCGTTTATTGATATGTTAGATTTTTGCAGCCGCATTGATTTGCGCACCTGCAACAAACGCGTGCTAGAAAGTCTTATTTGCAGTGGATCATTTGACACCTTACCCGGCAATCGCGCCCAAAAACATGAAGATCTATCAAAAATTATTGATAGAGCGCTTGAAAAAAAGAAGGCTGCATTAACGGGGCAACTTGGTCTGTTTGATACCAACCATAATTCAAAAGAGCCAATGCAGGAGCTCTTTACTTTTGCCCAACTTGCCGAGTGGACTGATACCATAAAACTTGAAAAAGAGCATGAAGTCTTAGGAATATACATGAGCGCTCAGCCGCTTGATCAATATAAGCAGTTCTTTTCCTGGTTTAACATAGAAAGTTTTGCAAGTTCCATCCAAAAAAAAGACATGCTTGTTCTTGGATGCGGACTGTTAAAAAACTATAAAATTATAACGACCAAAAAAGGTGACAAAATGGCCTTTGCTACACTAGAGGATTTTAAAAGCAAGGCAGAAATTATCATTTTCCCTAAATTACTTACCCGCATTGAACATTATTTTAACGACCATACCATTTATGTCGTAAAGGGGATCGTTGATACGGCGACATCAACCGTATGCAAAATAAAGGCGCATGAATGCATGCCTCTGACACAAGTTCTGCAAAATTGGCCAACCATCTCAAAAATAACGTGTCGCCTGCCAGAATATTTTGATGAAGCAAGCATTAAAACGCTAAAAACTATGTTTATTGCTGGTAAAATTCCACTGGAAATTGTTTTTCAGGAGCGGGATAAACTCTACAAAATTGCAACTCGATCAAAAATTACCATCGATGCTGATCAACTTATTCAACTTCACAAGCTCAACATTGATATCAAAGTGTATCTTTAA
- the ligD gene encoding non-homologous end-joining DNA ligase: MQPTFIKPMLATLTDDYFSRNDWLYEPKFDGERCLAFKKNGKVRLCSRNNKNMNLTYPELVTALEKQHADNFIIDGEIVSLNAAGVSDFQLLQGRINVHELEKIKIKQQEVVIAYCIFDLMYVDGHSICTMPLHARKKILKKLFTYNKILVYTEHTVGGGVAFFKKACALHWEGIIAKRADSRYVTARSRDWLKFKCSMEQELVIVGYTKPKGARKYFGALLVGYYQKNILVYAGKVGTGYSQEVLEMLGKKLHKLEVKTCPLAQFDESEKDVHWVRPVLVAEFKFAQWTSGGKLRVGRYKGLRDDKAAKDVVKETSQPIGPVKK, encoded by the coding sequence ATGCAGCCTACATTTATCAAACCAATGCTTGCAACACTCACCGATGATTATTTTTCTCGTAATGATTGGTTATATGAACCTAAATTTGATGGCGAGCGTTGTCTTGCTTTTAAAAAAAATGGCAAAGTTCGGCTGTGTTCTCGTAATAATAAAAATATGAATCTTACGTATCCAGAGCTCGTTACAGCGCTTGAAAAACAGCATGCGGATAATTTTATTATTGATGGAGAAATTGTGAGTCTTAATGCAGCAGGAGTTTCTGATTTTCAGTTACTCCAGGGCAGAATTAATGTACATGAATTAGAAAAAATTAAGATAAAACAGCAAGAAGTTGTCATTGCTTATTGTATTTTTGATCTGATGTATGTTGATGGACATTCTATCTGCACCATGCCACTGCATGCTCGTAAAAAAATACTTAAAAAGCTTTTTACGTATAATAAAATTTTGGTATATACAGAGCATACAGTTGGTGGTGGCGTAGCTTTTTTTAAAAAAGCCTGCGCGCTTCATTGGGAGGGGATTATTGCAAAGCGTGCTGATAGTAGGTATGTTACTGCGCGTTCTCGCGACTGGCTTAAATTTAAATGCAGTATGGAGCAAGAGCTTGTTATTGTTGGATATACCAAACCAAAAGGCGCGCGAAAATACTTTGGCGCATTATTGGTTGGTTATTATCAAAAAAATATTTTAGTGTATGCAGGAAAAGTTGGTACCGGTTACAGTCAAGAAGTATTAGAAATGTTGGGAAAAAAATTGCATAAGCTCGAAGTAAAAACATGCCCGCTGGCGCAGTTTGATGAATCAGAAAAAGATGTGCATTGGGTGCGTCCGGTGCTTGTTGCAGAATTTAAATTTGCGCAATGGACTTCTGGCGGCAAGCTCCGCGTTGGTCGATACAAAGGCCTTCGTGACGATAAAGCCGCCAAAGATGTGGTCAAAGAGACGTCACAACCCATTGGCCCCGTTAAAAAATAA
- the fdhA gene encoding formaldehyde dehydrogenase, glutathione-independent, with translation MIKNKAVVYKEPGVVAVETIDYPKLEINGKKCEHAVILKVITTNICGSDQHMVRGRTTAPSGLVLGHEITGEVIECGSDVLYIKKNDIVSVPFNVACGRCRNCKAQDTHICLNVNPARPGAAYGYVDMGGWIGGQAEYVMIPYADFNLLVLPKQMALEKIKDFSLLSDIFPTGYHGALRAGVQPGSTVYIAGAGPVGLACAASCHLRGAACVIIGDNNQERLDHAKKYGTETINLTTTSNITDGIEKILGTPSVDCAIDCVGYEAHGSGAQHAEQEPANVLNTLMDVTRAGGALGIPGLYVTGDPGAQDPQARQGTLGIRIGLGWSKGLSFFTGQTPVMRYHRELMECIIHNKIHIADAVNATIVSLDDAPQAYQEFNKGVAKKFILDPWNTLKK, from the coding sequence ATGATAAAAAATAAAGCTGTTGTTTACAAAGAGCCCGGCGTAGTTGCAGTAGAAACTATTGATTATCCAAAATTGGAAATTAACGGGAAAAAATGCGAACACGCTGTTATTCTTAAAGTTATCACAACAAATATATGTGGCAGCGACCAGCATATGGTACGCGGGCGAACAACAGCACCATCAGGATTAGTATTAGGGCATGAAATAACAGGAGAAGTTATCGAATGCGGCAGTGACGTACTATATATTAAGAAAAATGACATTGTTTCTGTTCCCTTTAACGTCGCGTGTGGACGCTGTAGAAACTGCAAAGCACAAGATACACATATTTGCCTCAACGTTAATCCGGCGCGTCCGGGCGCTGCCTACGGTTATGTAGATATGGGCGGATGGATTGGCGGACAAGCAGAATATGTCATGATCCCCTACGCAGATTTCAATTTATTAGTACTTCCAAAGCAGATGGCTTTGGAAAAAATAAAAGACTTTTCACTTTTATCTGATATTTTTCCTACAGGATATCACGGCGCACTGAGAGCTGGTGTACAACCAGGTTCAACGGTATACATTGCCGGGGCAGGCCCTGTTGGACTCGCATGCGCAGCATCGTGCCACTTGCGTGGAGCGGCATGTGTTATTATTGGTGATAATAATCAAGAGCGGCTCGATCATGCAAAAAAATATGGAACTGAAACTATCAATCTCACTACAACATCAAATATTACTGATGGCATAGAAAAAATTCTTGGTACTCCTTCTGTTGATTGCGCAATCGATTGCGTTGGATATGAAGCACACGGCAGTGGCGCGCAACATGCAGAACAAGAGCCCGCAAATGTATTAAATACGCTTATGGACGTCACGCGCGCTGGTGGAGCATTAGGCATTCCCGGATTATATGTCACCGGAGATCCTGGTGCGCAAGATCCGCAAGCTCGCCAGGGAACATTAGGCATTCGCATAGGACTCGGTTGGTCAAAGGGCCTTTCATTCTTTACCGGACAAACACCGGTTATGCGCTATCATCGAGAACTTATGGAATGCATCATTCATAATAAGATACATATAGCCGATGCGGTCAACGCTACTATCGTCTCATTAGACGATGCGCCACAGGCTTATCAGGAATTTAATAAGGGCGTTGCAAAAAAATTTATTCTTGATCCATGGAATACACTTAAAAAGTAA
- a CDS encoding Fic family protein — protein sequence MRITGKYEQLGAIKYFIPEALPPQNPPFIMSAEIAALYGEAMLQLGKLNEMAHRLPNQQRFIKAYIIKEALLSSSIEGIQTTLIDVFTQHILESKPNKNTQLVMNYTEALYAALEMINQGLPVSSRIILNTHYVLMNLGEGDKANPGNYRKQAVKVGNLVPPPTQYIPQLLSDLEYYINTDETLPPLIKAGLAHVQFETIHPFLDGNGRIGRLLIVLMLVDSNLLSKPILYPSYYFKKHHLEYYHHLDKVRTDGDFENWIIFYLKAIKDSSIDAYQRAQEIESLWNDLTSNMTDEKKLRALSVLFNFPIINISELAQQLHLSYNTANAIIKDFLQQNIIIEENQQKRGKLFKFAHYFTILEKEY from the coding sequence ATGCGTATTACTGGCAAATATGAACAACTTGGAGCTATAAAGTATTTTATCCCAGAGGCGCTACCGCCACAAAATCCACCGTTTATTATGTCGGCGGAAATAGCTGCACTGTATGGCGAAGCGATGCTTCAACTTGGCAAACTTAACGAAATGGCGCATAGATTGCCCAATCAACAGCGTTTTATAAAAGCCTATATTATTAAAGAAGCGCTGCTTTCATCTTCTATTGAAGGCATTCAAACAACATTGATTGATGTTTTTACACAACATATTCTGGAATCAAAACCGAATAAAAACACGCAACTGGTAATGAATTATACCGAAGCATTATATGCAGCGCTCGAGATGATAAATCAAGGGCTACCCGTTAGTTCCCGAATCATTCTTAACACACATTATGTATTAATGAATCTTGGAGAAGGTGATAAAGCAAATCCGGGGAATTATAGAAAACAAGCGGTCAAAGTTGGCAACCTCGTACCACCGCCAACACAGTACATACCGCAACTGTTATCCGATCTTGAATACTATATAAATACCGATGAAACTCTACCACCGCTTATCAAAGCTGGGCTTGCACATGTACAATTTGAAACCATTCACCCATTCTTGGATGGCAATGGCCGCATAGGCAGATTATTAATTGTACTTATGTTAGTAGATAGCAATTTATTATCAAAACCAATTCTCTACCCATCATATTATTTTAAAAAACATCATCTTGAGTATTATCATCATCTCGATAAAGTGAGAACTGATGGTGATTTTGAAAATTGGATTATATTTTATTTAAAAGCTATTAAAGATAGTTCCATCGACGCCTACCAACGCGCGCAAGAAATTGAATCTCTCTGGAACGACCTTACTAGCAATATGACTGATGAAAAAAAATTACGCGCTCTATCAGTTTTGTTCAATTTTCCCATTATCAACATCAGCGAATTAGCACAACAACTTCATCTTTCATACAACACAGCCAACGCCATTATAAAAGATTTTCTACAACAAAATATTATTATAGAAGAAAATCAACAAAAAAGGGGCAAACTTTTTAAATTCGCCCATTATTTTACTATTCTCGAAAAAGAATATTAG
- the lepB gene encoding signal peptidase I — protein MIARARRWYDNQNQLIQTGILLITIFIIRTFVFGLYQVPSGSMETTMLVGERFIADKFTPLFKTIKRGEIISFNDPNYAYSDNRIINLWQHYVWGPSNWTKRVIGIPGDHIQGVIEEGKPVVYLNGKKLDEPYLNKYPIIALWTSKLHFTHGYWIGENSPVHRSYDPAKPYNEQPFYQINPHYIVNHPQIAQILYPQTPGPQENDVFDVTLRNNEYWVMGDNRLGSWDSRGWGKLNGNLIHGKIVFRIFSFDTPVSPVDSFLPWTDWILIDLVLHPIEWIKRIRWSRCLQFVA, from the coding sequence ATGATAGCACGGGCACGACGCTGGTATGACAATCAAAATCAACTTATTCAAACGGGTATTTTATTAATTACGATTTTTATAATACGCACATTCGTTTTTGGATTATACCAAGTGCCGAGTGGTTCTATGGAAACGACCATGCTTGTTGGGGAGCGTTTTATAGCGGATAAATTTACTCCGCTCTTTAAAACAATTAAGCGTGGTGAGATAATATCTTTTAATGATCCAAATTATGCTTATTCTGATAATAGAATTATTAATCTGTGGCAACATTATGTATGGGGGCCAAGCAACTGGACCAAACGTGTTATCGGTATCCCCGGCGACCATATTCAGGGTGTTATTGAAGAAGGTAAACCGGTTGTTTATCTTAATGGAAAAAAATTGGATGAACCGTATCTTAATAAATATCCAATAATAGCTCTGTGGACATCAAAACTTCATTTTACTCATGGTTATTGGATTGGAGAAAATTCACCAGTCCATCGTTCTTACGATCCAGCAAAGCCATACAATGAACAACCATTTTATCAGATTAATCCTCACTATATTGTTAATCATCCGCAAATTGCCCAAATCTTATATCCTCAAACACCAGGTCCTCAGGAGAATGATGTTTTTGATGTAACACTCCGTAATAATGAATATTGGGTTATGGGCGACAATAGATTAGGCAGTTGGGATTCTCGTGGTTGGGGCAAACTTAATGGCAATCTTATTCATGGTAAAATTGTTTTTCGTATTTTTTCGTTTGATACTCCCGTATCACCGGTAGATAGTTTTCTTCCATGGACGGATTGGATTCTGATTGATCTTGTGCTTCATCCGATTGAATGGATTAAGAGAATTCGATGGTCACGTTGCCTTCAATTTGTTGCTTAA
- a CDS encoding YebC/PmpR family DNA-binding transcriptional regulator, protein MAGHSKWKQIKYKKAILDSKRGKLFTKLIKEISIAARMSGGDPSGNPRLRFLLDKAKDINMPQENYMRAIKKGTGELPGQQYEAHSYEGYGPENIAIIVDVLTDNKNKAIAELRHAFSRKGGRIAENGSVSWMFDKSGIIECTAPGQTEDTLLELLIDFDVKDIAAEDEDGAFTIICDSRALDDIKNMLIKNAVKVNEAELGWVPRNKLVLEGEAEDKALDFLEAIEELEDVQNVYTNLE, encoded by the coding sequence ATGGCAGGACATTCCAAGTGGAAACAAATAAAGTATAAAAAAGCAATTCTTGACTCAAAACGCGGGAAGCTTTTTACAAAACTTATTAAAGAAATTTCTATAGCTGCGCGTATGAGCGGCGGCGATCCATCAGGCAATCCACGCCTACGTTTTTTACTTGATAAGGCAAAAGATATTAATATGCCTCAAGAAAATTATATGCGCGCCATCAAAAAGGGAACTGGCGAATTGCCAGGTCAACAATACGAAGCGCATAGCTATGAAGGCTACGGTCCAGAAAATATTGCTATCATCGTTGACGTATTAACCGATAATAAAAATAAGGCCATTGCAGAATTACGTCATGCATTTTCTCGCAAAGGCGGACGAATTGCAGAAAATGGCTCTGTATCCTGGATGTTTGATAAAAGTGGCATTATAGAATGCACAGCGCCAGGACAAACAGAAGATACGCTTCTTGAACTACTCATAGATTTTGATGTAAAAGATATCGCAGCAGAAGACGAAGATGGCGCATTTACCATTATTTGTGATTCTCGCGCGCTTGACGATATAAAAAATATGCTCATCAAGAATGCTGTTAAAGTTAACGAAGCTGAACTTGGCTGGGTACCTCGTAATAAGCTCGTTCTTGAAGGAGAAGCCGAAGACAAAGCTCTTGACTTTTTAGAGGCAATTGAAGAACTTGAAGATGTCCAAAATGTTTATACCAACCTTGAGTAA